A window of Pseudomonas putida genomic DNA:
CGTCGTTCAGGTAGGGCCCCAGCAAAGCATCACCACGTGCAGCCGTGATGGCGGCACTGACCTGCAGCGGCCGGCCATACAGGTTGCTGAGGGTGCCCAGGCGGCTGTGGTCACGGGCGTTGTCCCCCGGGTGTACCACCGCCACCACGATAAAGCCCTGGTGTGCCAGCGACGTCGCCAGGTAATGCAAGGCCAACGGGCTGCCAGTATTGCCATGGGACAGCACCAGTAACGGGAACTGGCCCAACGCGACCGGCGCCTCTTCAGCCACGTCGACCGGGTAGCCGTCCAGGCGGCTGATACGGGTTTTGCCTGTGGCCGGGTAGAACGCCAGCGCCTGCATCGGCCGGGCGTCGACCGGATCTGCCAGGGTCATGTAGTGCAGGCCGGCAACCCAGGGCGCGGCCTCGGCGTGGGCCAGCAGGCCGCCGAGCAGGGCCAGCACCAGCATGCAACGTGAGAGCGTCATCGGCCAGCGGTTCCTTGCAGCGCGAAGAGATAAGCCAGCATAGAACCGACCTGGGCTGTACCGGATGAAACCTGGATGAAACCGACGTCATGCACTTCACGCCCGCGCCCTATGCATTTGCGCTTTTCGTCGAACCCATGGCATAGATGCAGGTCGATGTTTCTATGTGATCGTTTCGCGCCATTGAAGGAGATTCATGCATGAGCAAGCCCGCCTACGTGCCACCCAAAGTCTGGCGCAACGACGCAGCGTCCGGTGGCCAGTTCGCCAGCATCAACCGCCCGGTTGCCGGCCCGACTCACGACAAGGACCTGCCGCAGGGCAAGCACCCGCTGCAGCTTTACTCCCTGGCCACGCCCAATGGCGTCAAGGCCACCATAGCCCTCGAAGAGCTGCTCGCGCTGGGCCACCGTGGAGCCGAATATGATGCCTGGCTGATCCGCATCGGCGAGGGTGAGCAGTTCTCCAGCGGCTTCGTCCAGGTCAACCCCAATTCGAAAATCCCCGCCCTGCTCGACCGCAGCGTCGAACCGCCGGTGCGGGTGTTCGAGTCGGGTTCGATCCTGCTGTACCTGGCGGAAAAGTTCGGTGCCTTGCTACCGAAAGCGCCCGCTGCACGCACCGAAAGCCTGAACTGGCTGTTCTGGCAAATGGGCGCGGCGCCCTACCTGGGCGGCGGCTTTGGCCACTTCTATGTGTATGCGCCGGAAAAGTTCGAGTACGCGATCAACCGCTTCACCATGGAAGCCAAGCGCCAGCTGGATGTGCTCAACCGGCGCCTGGCCGAAAGCCGCTACCTGGGTGGCGAGGAATACAGCATCGCCGACATTGCCGTGTGGCCGTGGTATGGCCAGCTGGTACGCGGCAATCTGTATGGCGCGGCGGAATTCCTGGCAGTGGACGAGTACCCACATGTGCAGCGTTGGGCCGAGGAGATTGCCCTTCGCCCTGCGGTGCAGCGTGGCACCCGGGTGAACCGCACCTGGGGGGATGAAGCCAGCCAGGTGCCGGAGCGGCATGCAGCGGCAGACCTGGACTGAGCCACAATCCGCAGCGCTACGCGGGCTCTTGTAGGAGCGGCCTTGTGTCGCGAAAGGGGTGCGAAGCGCCCCCAGGATCTTCGCATCACTGCAAAATCGCCGGGGCCGCTCTGCGGCCCTTTCGCGACACTAGGCCGCTCCTACAAGAGTCCGTGCAGTGCTTGGGAAGACCCCGACAATGCCCGCCTGCAAAAAACCATTTGCCCCCGCGCAAACCTGCGCCCGCCAAGCCCTTCTTGTACACTCCTCGCATTAGCCCCCACCTGCACATTTTTTTGGTGAACGCATGATCGAGGTAACCGAGGTTTCCATTGCCGAGCTGCGCGACGCGCTCGAGTCGGGCCGCACGACGGCGGTCGAGCTGGTCCAGGCCTACCTGGCGCGCATCGACGCCTACGATGGCGCCGACACCGCCACTGCCCTGAACGCCGTAGTGGTACGCAACCCCGAGGCGCTGAAAGAGGCCGCCGCCTCCGATGCCCGTCGCGCCAAAGGCCAGGTCCTGAGCCCGCTGGACGGCATCCCCTACACCGCCAAGGACAGCTACCTGGTCAAAGGCCTGACCGCAGCCTCTGGCAGCCCGGCCTTCAAGGATCTGGTGGCCCAGCGCGACGCCTTCACCATCGAACGCCTGCGCGCCGCCGGCGCCGTGTGCCTGGGCAAGACCAACATGCCGCCCATGGCCAACGGTGGCATGCAGCGCGGCGTGTATGGCCGCGCCGAAAGCCCGTACAACGCCAATTACCTGACCGCCCCCTTCGCCTCGGGTTCGTCCAACGGTGCCGGCACCGCCACCGCCGCCAGTTTCAGTGCCTTCGGCCTGGCCGAAGAAACCTGGTCCAGCGGCCGTGGCCCGGCGTCCAACAACGGCCTGTGCGCCTATACCCCTTCGCGCGGGGTGATTTCGGTGCGTGGCAACTGGCCACTGACACCGACCATGGACGTGGTGGTGCCCTATGCCCGCACCATGGCCGACCTGCTGGAAATCCTCGACGTGGTCGTAGCCGACGACGCCGACAAGCGCGGCGACCTGTGGCGTCTGCAACCCTGGGTGCCCATCCCGGCGGCTTCGGCGGTGCGCCCGGCCTCGTACCTGGACCTGGCTGTGGATGCCAGCGCGCTCAAGGGCAAGCGCTTTGGCGTGCCGCGCATGTACATCAATGCCGATGCCGAAGCCGGTACTTCCGAGAAGCCCGGCATCGGTGGCCCGACCGGCCAGCGCATCAACACTCGCGCCACGGTGATCGACCTGTGGCAGCAGGCCCGCCAGGCACTGGAGGCGGCGGGTGCCGAAGTGCTGGAAGTGGACTTCCCGCTGGTGTCGAACTGCGAAGGCGACCGCCCGGGCGCACCGACCGTGTACAACCGCGGCATCGTCAGCAAGGAATTCCTGCATGACGAACTGTGGGAGCTGTCAGGCTGGGCCTTCGACGACTTCCTGCGCGCCAACGGTGACCCCAAGCTCAACCGCCTGGCCGACGTCGACGGGCCGCAGATCTTCCCCCACGACCCGGGCACCCTGCCCAACCGTGAGGACGACCTGGCCGCCGGCATGGACGAGTACGTCAACATGGCCAAGCGTGGCCTGAAGACCTGGGACCAGATCGAGACCCTGCCCGACGGCCTTCGCGGCCTGGAGCAGACCCGCAAAATGGACCTGGAAGACTGGATGGACAACCTGGGCTTGGACGCGGTGCTGTTCCCCACCGTGGCCGACGTCGGCCCGGCGGATGCCGACGTCAACCCGGTATCCGCGGACATCGCCTGGAGCAACGGGGTCTGGGTGGCCAACGGCAACCTGGCGATCCGTCACCTGGGCGTGCCGACCGTGACAGTGCCGATGGGCGTGATGGCCGATATCGGCATGCCGGTGGGGCTGACCTTTGCTGGCAGGGCTTACAGCGACAATGCGCTGCTCAGCTTCGCTGCAGGCTTCGAGGCGACCGGGTCGCGTCGGATGATCCCGCCGCGTACCCCGCCTCTGGGTTGAGTACTGGGGCTGCTTCGCCGCTTATATACCTCGATCCGTGCGCAATTCCTGTAGGAGCGGCCTTGTGTCGCGATAGGGCTGCGAAGCAGCCCCAACAATCTGTGCATGTACGCTGAAATCCTGGGGCTGCTTTGCAGCCCATTCGCGACACAAGGCCGCTCCTACAGCGCTGTGCAGTCCACAATAGATCGCAAATTTCAACGTTATGTGTAAATATGCACAAACCGTTGAATTTGTGCTCTGCCATGTCCATGACTCCCAGCGAAGAACGCCAGCTCACCCTCACCGTCCTCAAGGCCGCCATCCAGGCCCTGGGCAGCGTTGCCGCACGCAACATGGAAATCCTGCTGCACGACCTCGACCACCCGGAACACTCCGTGGTGGCGATCGTCAATGGCCATCTTTCCGGCCGCAGCGTCGGAAGCCCGATCCTCGCCGCGCCTGAACAGGACCAGGGTTTCAAGGCACTCATGCAGGCCTCAGCTGACCAACGCGGCTGTGAACCGGTGGTGCTGCCCGATTACCCGACGACGCTCAAGGGCCGCACCCTGCGCAGCGCCACGGCAATCTTCCGCGACCGCAGCGGCCACCCGTTCGCCAGCCTTTGCGTCAACACCGACGTCACCGGCCTGGATACCGCCATGAACTTTCTCCAGCAGTTCCAACCGCTGGGGGCCACGCCTGTCGTCAGTGAACCCGCCGACATGGAACTGCTGATGAGCGAGATAATCCAGGCATCCCTGCAGCGCAGCGGCCAGGGGCGGATGAACAAGCAAGCCAAGGTCGAGGCCGTGCGAATGATGCAGGAGCGCGGTCTGTTCATCGTCAAGGGCGGCGTGGAAAAGGCCGCCAGCGCACTTGGTGTGACCCGCTACACCGTTTACAACTACCTCGAGCAACTGCGCGGAGCCAGCCAATGACCTTGCATATCCATACCCCCCTGATCGAATCCCGTCCGCTGTCGCTGGCCGCGGGCAGCAACGTCTGGCTCAAGCTCGATGCCCTGCAGCCCTGCGGCTCGTTCAAGCTGCGCGGCGTGGGCCATGCCTGCGAGGTGCACCATGCCCGTGGCGCGCGGCATTTCGTGTCTTCTTCGGGCGGCAACGCGGGCCT
This region includes:
- the yghU gene encoding glutathione-dependent disulfide-bond oxidoreductase, which codes for MSKPAYVPPKVWRNDAASGGQFASINRPVAGPTHDKDLPQGKHPLQLYSLATPNGVKATIALEELLALGHRGAEYDAWLIRIGEGEQFSSGFVQVNPNSKIPALLDRSVEPPVRVFESGSILLYLAEKFGALLPKAPAARTESLNWLFWQMGAAPYLGGGFGHFYVYAPEKFEYAINRFTMEAKRQLDVLNRRLAESRYLGGEEYSIADIAVWPWYGQLVRGNLYGAAEFLAVDEYPHVQRWAEEIALRPAVQRGTRVNRTWGDEASQVPERHAAADLD
- a CDS encoding amidase, which encodes MIEVTEVSIAELRDALESGRTTAVELVQAYLARIDAYDGADTATALNAVVVRNPEALKEAAASDARRAKGQVLSPLDGIPYTAKDSYLVKGLTAASGSPAFKDLVAQRDAFTIERLRAAGAVCLGKTNMPPMANGGMQRGVYGRAESPYNANYLTAPFASGSSNGAGTATAASFSAFGLAEETWSSGRGPASNNGLCAYTPSRGVISVRGNWPLTPTMDVVVPYARTMADLLEILDVVVADDADKRGDLWRLQPWVPIPAASAVRPASYLDLAVDASALKGKRFGVPRMYINADAEAGTSEKPGIGGPTGQRINTRATVIDLWQQARQALEAAGAEVLEVDFPLVSNCEGDRPGAPTVYNRGIVSKEFLHDELWELSGWAFDDFLRANGDPKLNRLADVDGPQIFPHDPGTLPNREDDLAAGMDEYVNMAKRGLKTWDQIETLPDGLRGLEQTRKMDLEDWMDNLGLDAVLFPTVADVGPADADVNPVSADIAWSNGVWVANGNLAIRHLGVPTVTVPMGVMADIGMPVGLTFAGRAYSDNALLSFAAGFEATGSRRMIPPRTPPLG
- a CDS encoding PAS domain-containing protein translates to MSMTPSEERQLTLTVLKAAIQALGSVAARNMEILLHDLDHPEHSVVAIVNGHLSGRSVGSPILAAPEQDQGFKALMQASADQRGCEPVVLPDYPTTLKGRTLRSATAIFRDRSGHPFASLCVNTDVTGLDTAMNFLQQFQPLGATPVVSEPADMELLMSEIIQASLQRSGQGRMNKQAKVEAVRMMQERGLFIVKGGVEKAASALGVTRYTVYNYLEQLRGASQ